The genome window GCTGGTACTTCCAGGAGCTCCGGTCGTAGCTCCGCTTGGCGTCGTCGAACCCGGTGAAGAGGCCCCCGAGGTCGGTCGGCGTCTTGAACGCGGGATCGATGAGGAACGACGCGTTCGTGTAGCTGACGACGTAATCCTTGAAGTAGAGGTTCGACTCGATCGCGTACCGGATCAGGCCGCCGAAGAAGACGATGTTCGTCCCCGAGCGCAGCGGGACGTGCATGTCGGCGGCGGCGCTGGTCCGCGTGAAGCGCGGGTCGACGTGGATCAGCTTGGCGCCGCGCTCCTTGGCCTTCATCACCCACTGGAAGCCGACGGGGTGATTCTCGGCCATGTTCGACGTCGCCATGATGACATCCGCGTTCTGGATGTCGATCAGGTTCGTGGTCATCGCGCCCCGCCCGAACGTGGTCCCCAAAGCTGGGACCGTGGCGGAGTGTCAGACCCTGGCCTGATGCTCGTGGTAGACGATGCCCAGGGAGCGGTTGAACTTCGTGAGGAGGTACGCCTCCTCGTTGTCGATGCACGCCGAGCCGAGGGAGGCGATCGCCTCCAGACGATTGACGGTGATGTCGGCGCCGTCTTTCGTCTTCTCCTTCTCGATGAAGTGCTTCTCGCGCGTCTCGTAGTAGCGCTTGGAGATCTCGGCGTACATCCAGTCGAGCGGCTTCTCTTCCCACTTGTCCGAGCCGGCCGCGCGATACAGCGCCTTCGTCGGGCGGAGCTTGTTGTTGGAGAGCTGGATGGTGGCCGCGCCCTTCGGGCAGAGCTTGCCGAGCGTGTGCGGCGTGTCCGGGTCGCCCTCGATGTCGATGATCCGGTTGTCTTTCGAGTAGACGAGCTGCCCGCAGCCGACGGCGCAGTACGGACAGACGCTGCGCGACACTTTCGCGGTCTTGATCTTCAGATCCGTCGCCGCGGCCTCCACGGGCGCGAGGTCGAGCCGGCTGCCGGCCGCGACTCCCGCGGCGGTGGCGCCGCCGAACTTCAGCACGTCGCGTCGGGACAGACTCATCGTGAACCTCCTTCGTGGGCGATTCCGTGACGCTGCCTGGCGCAGAGCGCGATCGCAGGGGGCCGCATCAGAACTCCGGACTCGACAGCTCGTCCCACACGCGCCGGACGACGACGATCTCGGGGGGGCGGCCCGGCGTCGACGTGACGCGGACGATGTCCCCGGCGTTCAGTGCCTTGAGATCGTCGCCGCGACCGTCCTCGGTCACGACGATCGTGCCGTCGCCGCATGACAGGTCGCGACAGACGTCAGCCGCCGATCGGAGACGAACGCGGCGCGTGTCGGGATCGGCGGAAACGACGATGAAGCGGTTCTGCTGCAGGGATTCCGTAAACCCAAGGGACATGGTCAGACCTCCCCGGAACTGGATGTAAGACCATTGAAAAGTTGGGAAATGCTACAGCGGTCAGACCGTCACGGTCAAGCCGCATCGAGGCCACCTAAAGAGGCTAGGAATCATCCTCCTGGACCTGGTAACGGCCCAGACAGGCGTCGAGTAGTGCGGCGGCCTCCGCGGTCCGGCCGGCGCGGAGCGACTCCACGATCTGCCGCCGCTCTTCGAGCGACACGATCGGCTGATCGGCGATGGCGTTATAGTACCGGCCGATATCTCGAAGGATCCGGTCCACCTGATCGGGGTCCTCGAGGTTCCCCCGCGCCCGCTGCAGCATGTCGACCGCATAGTCCTCGCGCTTCGACCGCTTGAAGCCGACGCGATAGGCCTTGTCTTGCGGGCTGTCGCCGGGCTCAGCCATGACGGGAAACCGGCTCCACCGCCAGATCGACGGCGTGGCCCGCGTAGAGGTTCAGGCCGTCCGGGCGTACGTAGCCGCAGACGGTGACGCCGAGCTGCTCCGCGAGCGCGACCGCCATCTCGGTCGGCGACGTCCGCGATGCCACGACGGGCACCCCCATGCGCGCTGCCTTCAGGAGCATCTCGGACGAGATCCGGCCGGTCGACAGCAAGATCCGGTCGACCGTCGCGATGTCCTGCTTCATCGCCTCGCCCTTCACCTTGTCGACGGCGTTGTGCCGGCCGACGTCCTCGGCGACGACGAGCAGACGCGCACCGTCGGACAGCGCGGCGCCGTGAATGCCGCGTGAGACCCGGTAGTGGACAGCGGCTGCGGCGAGCTCCTTCATCTGCGCCGCGAGCGCCGCCGGCGCCACGCGCAGCGAAGACTCGAGCCGCGGAAACAGCCGATGGTCGATGCGGAAGGTGATGCCGCCGCCGCACCCCGAGGTCAGGATGCGCTCGGTCGGCAGCGTCACGGGCTCGGTGAGGACGACGTCGGCGCGGCCGTCGACCACCGAGATCTCCAGGGACCGGATCTCCTCGAGGCCACCGATGATCTTCTCCATCCAGAGGTAGCCGATCACGAGCGCGTCGAGCTGCATCGGCGAGCAGAGCAAGGTCAGAAAGCGCTCGCCGTTGACGTAGACCGTCAGCGGCTGCTCACGGACGACTTCCGCAGTGATTTCTTCGACGCGCTCGCCCTTGAGACGGAAAAACGTCCTCACGGGCTGATTGTACGCGGTTCGAGCGGCGGCTTTGCCGCCGCTGCCTGAGCCGACCACGCCGTAAGTGCGCTGCGACGGATCACATGACCGAGCGCCGCCGAGCGATGGGGGGTTCGGGGGGAGCAGCGCAGCGCTCCCCCTGACCTCAATAGGTCACCCGGACCAGCGTCAGGCCGTGCGCCGGGGCCGTCGGGCCCGCGCGCCTGCGGTCTCCGCCTGCCAGGACTTCCGCCAGCCACTCCGGGCTCTTGGCGCCGCGGCCGATCTCGACCGCGCTGCCGACGATCGTGCGCACCATGTGATGCAGATAGCGGTCGGCGGAGATCAGGAGCGCGACGCGGTCGGCACGACGAAAGACGTGCAGCGCGCGGACCGTGCACACCGGCGCCTGCTCGCGTCCCGCGGCGGCGCGGAACGCCGAGAAATCGTGGCGGCCGCGCAGTGCGGCGAGCCCGGCACGCATCCGTTCGATCTCGAGGCGCACCGGGACGTGCCACGCGACGCGGCGGAGCAACGGCGAGCCGACGCGGGCGTTGTCGATCAGGTAGAGGTAGCGCTTGCCGCGCGCGGCGAAGCGGGCGTGGAACCCGGGCGCGGCCTCGCGGACGTCGCGGACGCGGATGTCGGGCGGCAGCGCGGCGTTGAGCGCGCCGAGAATCGCCGCCGGCGGCAGCGGGGATGTCGTGGTGAGCGAGACCGTCTGTCTGAGCGCGTGGACGCCGGCGTCGGTGCGCGAGGCGCCGGTCACGCGCGCGTCCTCGCCGCAGAGCCGCCGCGCTTCGCGCGTGAGCAGGGCCTGGATGGTCGGCGGATCCGGCTGCGATTGCCAGCCGGCATAGCCGGTGCCGTCGTACGACAGCACGAGCCGGAACGTCCGGAGCGGCGACGTTATCGGCGGAGCGAGCGACCGGGTCGCTGCAACGTCGGCGCGACCGCCAGCCACGCGAGCCCGACGAAGATGAACAGCGCGATCTTCAGGAGGTTCTCCCACGTCAGGTAGCCGAACGGATTCGGATCGCGCTTCGCGAGCCATTCCGCCCGCTCGCCGTCCTTGGGCTCGTACCCCGCCGGGTTGTAGCTGCCGATCGTCTCGACGAAGCGCGCGACGCCGGGCACGGCGATCCACGCGACCGCGATGATCGTCAGGAACACGGCGATGTGGAACCGCTGGTGGGGCTTCACGTGATGGTAGTAGTAGCGACGGAGCCTCATCGGACCCCCTCGTCGCGCCGGGTCGGCGCTTCCCGCCTACCCGAGCAGCAGCTCGGCGATCTGGACGGCGTTGGTCGCCGCTCCCTTGCGCAGCTGGTCGCCCACGACCCAGAAGCTGAGACCGCGCGGGTGCGAGAGATCCTCGCGCACGCGGCCCACGTAGCAGTCGTCCTGGCCCTCGACCAGGACCGGCATCGGATACCGCTTCTCCGCCGGCTCGTCCCAGAGCGTGAGCCCGGGGAAGCGCTCGAACAGCGTGCGCGCCTCGGCCACCTCGACCTTCCGCTCCGTCTCCGCGGTGACCGCGATCGAATGGCACGTGAACACCGGGACGCGCACCGTCGTCGGCATCACGGGGAGGTCCGGCTCTTCGAGGATCTTCCGCGTCTCGTTGACGAGCTTCCACTCTTCGCCCGTGTAGCCGTCCGGCTGGAAGGCGTCGATCGCCGGGATCAGGTTGAAGGCGATCGGGTGCGCGAAGTGCTTCGCCTCGAGCGACTCGCCGCGCGCCCACGCGAGCGTCTGCTCACGCAGGTCGGCGATGCCGTTCACGCCGGCGCCGGAGACCGACTGGTAGCTCACCGCGATCACGCGCCGGAGACGCGCGGCATCGTGCAGCGGCTTGAGCGGCATCACCGTGATGATCGTCGTGCAGTTCGGGCACGCGAGGATGCCCTGGTGCCGCTTCGCCGCGTGCGGATTGATCTCCGGCACGACGAGCGGGACCGCGGGATCCATGCGGAACGCGTTCGACTTGTCGACGACGACGGCGCCCGCGGAAACCAGCTGGGGCGACCATTCCTTCGACTGCGCGGTGCCCGCCGAGCAGAAGGCGATGTCGATGCCCGTGAACGCCGACGGCTCGAGCCTCCGGATCGGCACCTCCTCGCCGGCGAAGGTCACGGTCTTGCCGACGGAGCGCTCGGAAGCGAAGCAGCGGAGCTCGCGGACCGGGAACTTCCGTTCTTCGAGGATGCGGAGCGTCGTCTGGCCGGCCGCGCCGGTCGCGCCGACGACGGCGACGGTCACACCCGGTGCCACTAGGACTGCGCCTCCACGGCGCGCACGACGAGGTCGCCCATCTCCTTCGTCCCGATCTTCTTCTCTCCGGACGAAGCGATGTCGGCCGTGCGATGCCCCGCGGCGAGCACGTCGAGCACGGCGCGCTCGATGCGATCGGCGTCCGAGCCCATGTTCAAAGAGTAGCGCAGCAGCATGGCCGCCGAAAGGATTGCGGCGATCGGGTTGGCGAGCCCCTTGCCCGCGATGTCGGGCGCGGTGCCGTGCACGGGCTCGTAGAGGCCGACGGTGCCGCCGATCGAGGCCGACGGCAGCATGCCCATCGACCCGGCGAGGATCGCCGCCTCGTCCGACAGGATGTCGCCGAACGTGTTCTCGGTCACGATGGTGTCGAACTGCGTCGGCTTGTGGACCAGGGCCATCGCGCAGTTGTCGACGAGCACGTGCTCGAGGCTCACGTCCGGATAGTCCTTCGCGAGGCGGTTCGCGATCTCGCGCCAGAGCTGCGAGACCACGAGCACGTTCGACTTGTCGACGGACGTCAGCTTCTTCCGCCGCTTGCGCGCGACCTCGAACCCCATGCGGACCACGCGCTCGATCTCGCGGGACGTGTAGGACATGGTGTTGATGGCGCGCGCGCCGCCGTCGGCGAAGCGCTCGACCCCGCGGGGCTCACCGTAGTAGAGACCGCCGGTCAGCTCGCGGATGACCATCAGGTCGGTGCCCTCGACGACCGAGCGCTTGAGCGGCGAGGCGTCGACCAGCATCGGGAAGCACTTCGCCGGGCGCAGGTTCGCGTAGAGGTCGAGCTCCTTGCGGATGGCGAGCAGCCCGCGCTCGGGCCGCTTCTCGGTCGCGATATCGTCCCACTTCGGACCGCCTACCGCGCCGAACAGGATGGCATTCGCGCGCCGGCAGAGGTCGAGCGTGGCCGGCGGCAGCGGCTCGCCCGTCGCGTCGATCGCCGACCCGCCGACCAGCGCCTGCTCGAACTCGAACGAGGTTCCCGTGCGCTTGCCGACCGTCTCGAGGACGCGCATCGCCTCGGGCGTCACCTCCTGCCCGATGCCGTCGCCCGGAAGGACCGCGATCCTGTAGCTCGCCACGTGAGGGTCCCCCTTGTCGTCCTACGGTCCGACTTCCTTGAGCCGCTTGCCGCTGGTCGTCTGCATGAGGCGATTCAGCGCGGAGAGGTACGCGCGGGCGCTCGCTTCGATCACGTCGGTCGAGGCCCCCTTGCCGCTGACGATCGTCCCGTCGAAGTCGACCTTGACGGAGACTTCGCCGATGGCGTCCTTGCCGGAGGTCGCGGCGCGCAGCGCGTAGTCTTGCAGGCGCCCCTTCATCCCCGTGATCGCGTCGATCGCCACCAGGACCGCGTCCACCGGGCCGTCGCCCACCGCCGAGTCCTGGAAGCTCTGACCTTCCTTCTTCAGCTTCACGGTCGCGGACGGAATGATCCCCGTGCCGCTGATCACGTGCAGGTATTCGAGCGCGTACGTCTCCTGCATCTGCGTCGCGTCGTCCGTGACGATCGCGATCAGGTCCTCGTCGAAGACTTCCTTCTTCCGGTCCGCGAGGTCCTTGAACTTCGTGAACGCGCGGTCGAGGTCGCCGCCCGCGAGGTCGAAGCCGAGATCCTTGAGCCGCGCCGCCAGCGCATGACGGCCGGAGTGCTTGCCCATCACCAGCTTGTTCGAGGCGCGCCCGATGTCCTCGGGCTTCATGATCTCGTAGGTGAGCTTCTCCTTGAGCACGCCGTCCTGGTGGATCCCGGCCTCGTGCGCGAAGGCGTTCTCACCGACGATGGCCTTGTTCGGCTGGACGTGGACGCCGGTGATGTGGGAGAGCAGGCGCGACGTCCGGAACAGCTCCTGCGTCCGGACCTGCGTCTCGACGCCGAAGAAGTCCTTCCGCGTGCGGAGCGCCATCACGATCTCCTCGAGCGACGCGTTGCCGGCGCGCTCGCCGATGCCGTTGATGGTGCACTCCACCTGCCGCGCCCCGTGCATCAGGGCCCAGAGCGAGTTCGCGACGGCCTGACCGAGGTCGTTGTGGCAGTGCACCGAGACGACGGCCTTCTCGATGCCCTGCACCTTCTCGCGGATGCTCGCGATCCGCTCGCCCCACTCCTTGGGCACCGCGTAGCCGACGGTGTCGGGGATGTTGATCGTCCGGGCGCCGGCGTCGATGACCGCCGAGAGGACGTCGCACATGTAGTCGAAGTCCGAGCGCGACGCGTCTTCGGGCGAGAACTCGACGTCCTCGCAGTACTCCCGCGCGTGCCGCACCGCCTCCACCGACGCCTTGAGGACCTCCGCGCGCGACTTGCGCAGCTTGTACTTCAGGTGGATGTCGGAGGTCGCGACGAAGGTGTGGATGCGCGAGCGGCGCGCGTACTTCACGGCCTCCCAGCAGCGGTCGATGTCCCCGAGCCCGACGCGGGACAGGCCGCAGATGATCGGCGCGCCCTCGAGCGTGCCCACCTGCTTCGCGACCTCGCGCGTCGCTTCGAAGTCCTCCTCGGAGGAGATCGGGAAGCCGGCCTCGATGACGTCGACGTTCAGACGCGCGAGCTGGCGCGCCATTTCCAGCTTCTCCATCGTGTTCATGGAGAACCCGGGCGACTGCTCGCCGTCCCGCAGCGTCGTGTCGAAGATGATCACCCGATCCATGGGAAGACTCCTCTCGCGTTTACGGTCGCTCGGAATGCGCCGGCTCGGCCGGTGCCACGACCGGCGCGCGCCCGACGATCAGCCGCCGGACGGGTCCGGACAGCGCATAGCCAAGGAAGATGAGGAACAGGAACAGCTCGTGGTTGGTGGCCACGATCATCACGCCGAGGACGACGACCAGCAGCGCCTGGGCGGGGTGCCGGCGCGCGACGTCGACCTCCTTGAAGCTCCAGTACTTGAACGTCGACACCATCAGCAGCGCCACGCAATACGTCCCGACCGCGATCGCCGTCAGGTGCCAGCGCGGGAGGTCGGCCTTCTCGAGGAACATCACCGTCGACACCACCGCGCCTGCCGCCGCCGGCGTCGAGAGCCCGACGAAGTACCGCTTGTCGACGCTGCCGGTCTGCACGTTGAAGCGCGCGAGCCGGAGGGCCCCGCAGATCACGAACAGGAAGGCGCCGAACCACGCGGGCCGCCCGAGCTGTGAGAGCGCGAACGAGTAGACGAGGAAGCCGGGCGCGACGCAGAACGAGACGACGTCCGCGAGCGAGTCGAACTCGACGCCGAACTGGCTCGTCGCCTTCATCAGCCGCGCAACACGGCCGTCGAGCAGGTCCATGATCATGGCGACGTAGATCGCCAGCACCGCTTCGGTGTAGCGCCCCTGCACGGTCAGGATCATCGCGAAGAAGCCGCAGAAGAGGTTCCCGGTCGTGAGCAGGCTCGGCAGCAGGAAGATGCCCTGACTGCGCCGCTCGCGGAGCTCCTGCCACCGCCGCCGGCGCGCGGCTTTGGAATGCCGTCTGATCATTGGATCGGGGCCCGCCTGCCCGCGACCGCCGCAGGTGGCCTGCATCGACCGTCGGGGTTCCGTGCACTCACGGCAGGACTCCGAGGATGGTGACGCCGCCGACCACGCGGTCGCCCACCCGCACGCGCACGTCCGTGCCACGCGGCACGTAGCAGTCGGTCCGCGAGCCGAAACGGATCATGCCGAAGCGCTCGCCGGCCTCGATCTTGTCGCCCGCCGACACGCGACAGACGATCCGGCGCGCCGCAACCCCGGCGATCTGCACCACCGTCACCCGCGCCGACTCACCCTGGATGTGGATCGCGCACCGCTCGTTCGACTCCTCGATGCCCGGCCGGAACGCCGCAGCGAAATGTCCGGCCGTGTACTGCGCGCTGACCACGAGCCCCGAGATCGGCGCGCGGTTCACGTGCACGTCGAGCGGCGAGAGGAAGATCGCGATGCGCACGGATGGTCCGACGAACGGATCCACGGCGTCCGCGATCTCCATGACGCGGCCGTCCGCGGGGGACACGACCGCGTGCTGCAGGGTCGGCGTCTCGCGTTCGGGATCGCGGAAGAACCCGAGCGACGCGGCCGAGGCGGCCGCGAACGGCAGCGCCAGCTTGCGCCGCCCCGTGAGGGCGAGGCCCGCGGCGATGGCCGCGGGCACCAGGATGAACGGCCAGCCCTCGCTCGCGACCGGCAGCCGCGAGCGCTTCTTGCCGCCCTTGTCGCTCGGCTTGTCGGAGTCTCGACGTCCGGCCATGGTTACATCCGCGGCGGCTTGATCCAGGCCATCATGCCGCGCAGGCGCTTGCCGACTTCCTCGATCGGGTGCTCCGCGTCGCGCCGGCGCATGGCGAGGAACCCGGCACGGTTCGCCTGGTTCTCGAGCACCCACTCCCGAGCGAACTGGCCGGACTGGATCTCGCCGAGGATCTTCTTCATCTCCGCCTTGGTCTGCTCGGACACGACCCGGGGGCCGCGCGTGTAGTCGCCGTACTCGGCCGTGTCGCTGACCGAGTAGCGCATGTACGCGAGGCCGCCCTGGTAGAACAGGTCGACGATCAGCTTCATCTCGTGCATGCACTCGAAGTACGCGACCTCGGGCTGGTAGCCCGCTTCGACCAGCGTCTCGTACGAGGCCTTGATGAGGTGCGAGATGCCGCCGCAGAGCGCGGCCTGCTCGCCGAAGAGATCGGTTTCGGTCTCTTCCTTGAACGTCGTCTCGAGCACGCCCGCGCGCGCGCAGCCGACGCCCTTGCCGTACGCGAGCGCCACGTCCTTCGCCTTGCCCGTGACGTCCTGGTAGACCGCGATGAGCGCGGGAACGCCCGGACCCTGCGTGAAGAGGTCGCGCATGATGTGGCCCGGCGCCTTCGGCGCGATCATCGCGACGTCGACGTCGGCCGGCGGCACCACCTGGTTGAAGTGGATGTTGAAGCCGTGGGCGAACATGAGCATCTTGCCCTTGCTCAGCCCGCCTTTGATCTCCTTCTCGAACACCTCGCGTTGACTCTGGTCCGGAAGCAGGATCATGACGACGTCCGACATCGCCGTCGCTTCCGCCACGGTCGCGACGCGCAGGCCGTCCTTCTCCGCCTTCGCCCAGCTCTTCGAGCCCTTGTAGAGCCCGACCACGACGTCCTGGCCCGAGTCGTGGAGGTTCAGCGCGTGGGCATGGCCCTGGCTGCCGTACCCGATGATCGCGATCTTCTTGCCCTTGAGCAGGCCGAGATCGGCGTCCTGGTCGTAGTAGATCTTCGCGGGCATGTCAGTCGGCTTCCTTTCTGTCCATCATCGTTTAATCGGCGAACCCGACGACCCGGGGGTCGTCGGAGACGCGGGCGCGCTTGACGGGCTCGACCTTCTTCGCGCGCGCCTTCGGACCGCGGGCGATGGCCACCTTGCCCGTGCGCACGAGCTCCTGAATGCCCATCGGCTTCAGGAGCTCGATGAGCGCGTCGAGCTTGCCTTCCTCGCCCGTGACCTCCAGCACGAAGGTCGCGGCCGTGACGTCGACCACCTTGGCGCGGAAGATGTCCGCGGTGCGGAGGATCTCCGCGCGGTGCTGCGGCTCGGCGTTGACGCGGATCAGCACGAGCTCGCGCTCCACGTGGTTGTCGTCCGTCAGATCCGAGACCTTGATGACGTCGATCAGCTTGTGGAGCTGCTTCGTGACCTGCTCGATCACGAACTCGTCGCCGTGCACGACGATCGTCATGCGGGACACGGCCGGGTCCAGCGTCTCGCCGACCGAGAGGCTCTCGATGTTGTAGCCGCGCGCCGAGAAGAGCCCCGCGACGCGCGACAGGACGCCGAACTTGTTCTCGACGAGGATCGCGATCGTGTGCTTGCGCGGCTCGCTGCCGTTGCCGTTGCTCATCAAAACCCCGTCTGCGACTTGGCCGCCTTCTCGCGGACCTCGCGAGTCGGCGGCGTCAGGATCATGTCGGTGTTGGCGCCGCCGGCCGGCACCATCGGGAACACGCACTCGTCCTTGTCGACGCACACGTCGAGGATCACCGGCGCCGGCGTCGCGAGCATCTTCTCGATCGCCGGCGCGAGCTCGCTCGGCTTCGTGACCCGGAGGCCGACGCAGCCGTACGCCTCGGCGAGCTT of Candidatus Methylomirabilota bacterium contains these proteins:
- a CDS encoding molybdopterin-dependent oxidoreductase is translated as MTTNLIDIQNADVIMATSNMAENHPVGFQWVMKAKERGAKLIHVDPRFTRTSAAADMHVPLRSGTNIVFFGGLIRYAIESNLYFKDYVVSYTNASFLIDPAFKTPTDLGGLFTGFDDAKRSYDRSSWKYQ
- a CDS encoding twin-arginine translocation signal domain-containing protein; this translates as MSLSRRDVLKFGGATAAGVAAGSRLDLAPVEAAATDLKIKTAKVSRSVCPYCAVGCGQLVYSKDNRIIDIEGDPDTPHTLGKLCPKGAATIQLSNNKLRPTKALYRAAGSDKWEEKPLDWMYAEISKRYYETREKHFIEKEKTKDGADITVNRLEAIASLGSACIDNEEAYLLTKFNRSLGIVYHEHQARV
- the fdhD gene encoding formate dehydrogenase accessory sulfurtransferase FdhD, coding for MRTFFRLKGERVEEITAEVVREQPLTVYVNGERFLTLLCSPMQLDALVIGYLWMEKIIGGLEEIRSLEISVVDGRADVVLTEPVTLPTERILTSGCGGGITFRIDHRLFPRLESSLRVAPAALAAQMKELAAAAVHYRVSRGIHGAALSDGARLLVVAEDVGRHNAVDKVKGEAMKQDIATVDRILLSTGRISSEMLLKAARMGVPVVASRTSPTEMAVALAEQLGVTVCGYVRPDGLNLYAGHAVDLAVEPVSRHG
- the truA gene encoding tRNA pseudouridine(38-40) synthase TruA is translated as MLSYDGTGYAGWQSQPDPPTIQALLTREARRLCGEDARVTGASRTDAGVHALRQTVSLTTTSPLPPAAILGALNAALPPDIRVRDVREAAPGFHARFAARGKRYLYLIDNARVGSPLLRRVAWHVPVRLEIERMRAGLAALRGRHDFSAFRAAAGREQAPVCTVRALHVFRRADRVALLISADRYLHHMVRTIVGSAVEIGRGAKSPEWLAEVLAGGDRRRAGPTAPAHGLTLVRVTY
- a CDS encoding aspartate-semialdehyde dehydrogenase; the encoded protein is MAPGVTVAVVGATGAAGQTTLRILEERKFPVRELRCFASERSVGKTVTFAGEEVPIRRLEPSAFTGIDIAFCSAGTAQSKEWSPQLVSAGAVVVDKSNAFRMDPAVPLVVPEINPHAAKRHQGILACPNCTTIITVMPLKPLHDAARLRRVIAVSYQSVSGAGVNGIADLREQTLAWARGESLEAKHFAHPIAFNLIPAIDAFQPDGYTGEEWKLVNETRKILEEPDLPVMPTTVRVPVFTCHSIAVTAETERKVEVAEARTLFERFPGLTLWDEPAEKRYPMPVLVEGQDDCYVGRVREDLSHPRGLSFWVVGDQLRKGAATNAVQIAELLLG
- the leuB gene encoding 3-isopropylmalate dehydrogenase, whose amino-acid sequence is MASYRIAVLPGDGIGQEVTPEAMRVLETVGKRTGTSFEFEQALVGGSAIDATGEPLPPATLDLCRRANAILFGAVGGPKWDDIATEKRPERGLLAIRKELDLYANLRPAKCFPMLVDASPLKRSVVEGTDLMVIRELTGGLYYGEPRGVERFADGGARAINTMSYTSREIERVVRMGFEVARKRRKKLTSVDKSNVLVVSQLWREIANRLAKDYPDVSLEHVLVDNCAMALVHKPTQFDTIVTENTFGDILSDEAAILAGSMGMLPSASIGGTVGLYEPVHGTAPDIAGKGLANPIAAILSAAMLLRYSLNMGSDADRIERAVLDVLAAGHRTADIASSGEKKIGTKEMGDLVVRAVEAQS
- a CDS encoding 2-isopropylmalate synthase translates to MDRVIIFDTTLRDGEQSPGFSMNTMEKLEMARQLARLNVDVIEAGFPISSEEDFEATREVAKQVGTLEGAPIICGLSRVGLGDIDRCWEAVKYARRSRIHTFVATSDIHLKYKLRKSRAEVLKASVEAVRHAREYCEDVEFSPEDASRSDFDYMCDVLSAVIDAGARTINIPDTVGYAVPKEWGERIASIREKVQGIEKAVVSVHCHNDLGQAVANSLWALMHGARQVECTINGIGERAGNASLEEIVMALRTRKDFFGVETQVRTQELFRTSRLLSHITGVHVQPNKAIVGENAFAHEAGIHQDGVLKEKLTYEIMKPEDIGRASNKLVMGKHSGRHALAARLKDLGFDLAGGDLDRAFTKFKDLADRKKEVFDEDLIAIVTDDATQMQETYALEYLHVISGTGIIPSATVKLKKEGQSFQDSAVGDGPVDAVLVAIDAITGMKGRLQDYALRAATSGKDAIGEVSVKVDFDGTIVSGKGASTDVIEASARAYLSALNRLMQTTSGKRLKEVGP
- the pssA gene encoding CDP-diacylglycerol--serine O-phosphatidyltransferase gives rise to the protein MIRRHSKAARRRRWQELRERRSQGIFLLPSLLTTGNLFCGFFAMILTVQGRYTEAVLAIYVAMIMDLLDGRVARLMKATSQFGVEFDSLADVVSFCVAPGFLVYSFALSQLGRPAWFGAFLFVICGALRLARFNVQTGSVDKRYFVGLSTPAAAGAVVSTVMFLEKADLPRWHLTAIAVGTYCVALLMVSTFKYWSFKEVDVARRHPAQALLVVVLGVMIVATNHELFLFLIFLGYALSGPVRRLIVGRAPVVAPAEPAHSERP
- a CDS encoding phosphatidylserine decarboxylase, producing the protein MAGRRDSDKPSDKGGKKRSRLPVASEGWPFILVPAAIAAGLALTGRRKLALPFAAASAASLGFFRDPERETPTLQHAVVSPADGRVMEIADAVDPFVGPSVRIAIFLSPLDVHVNRAPISGLVVSAQYTAGHFAAAFRPGIEESNERCAIHIQGESARVTVVQIAGVAARRIVCRVSAGDKIEAGERFGMIRFGSRTDCYVPRGTDVRVRVGDRVVGGVTILGVLP
- the ilvC gene encoding ketol-acid reductoisomerase, whose product is MPAKIYYDQDADLGLLKGKKIAIIGYGSQGHAHALNLHDSGQDVVVGLYKGSKSWAKAEKDGLRVATVAEATAMSDVVMILLPDQSQREVFEKEIKGGLSKGKMLMFAHGFNIHFNQVVPPADVDVAMIAPKAPGHIMRDLFTQGPGVPALIAVYQDVTGKAKDVALAYGKGVGCARAGVLETTFKEETETDLFGEQAALCGGISHLIKASYETLVEAGYQPEVAYFECMHEMKLIVDLFYQGGLAYMRYSVSDTAEYGDYTRGPRVVSEQTKAEMKKILGEIQSGQFAREWVLENQANRAGFLAMRRRDAEHPIEEVGKRLRGMMAWIKPPRM
- the ilvN gene encoding acetolactate synthase small subunit; translated protein: MSNGNGSEPRKHTIAILVENKFGVLSRVAGLFSARGYNIESLSVGETLDPAVSRMTIVVHGDEFVIEQVTKQLHKLIDVIKVSDLTDDNHVERELVLIRVNAEPQHRAEILRTADIFRAKVVDVTAATFVLEVTGEEGKLDALIELLKPMGIQELVRTGKVAIARGPKARAKKVEPVKRARVSDDPRVVGFAD